A region of the Candidatus Thermoplasmatota archaeon genome:
AACTGGAAGCGATCGTTTTATCAAAAAAAGAGAATGAAATACAGATTCTTGATCCGGAGAATTACAGAACAGTTGTGATATCGAAACCGAAGGAAATTGAAACAGGGGAGAAAGTTAAAATAATAAAATGGAAAGGAAGAATATACTTGGTTGGCGATTGAATGATAAAAGTAATTTCTTTTGATATGGACGGCACTCTTGTTCGGAAAGATTATGTTGATCATGTCTGGCTCGAAATAATCCCAACTATTTATGCAAAAAAGAAAGATGTAGATTTTGAAAAAGCGAAAAAATATATAGAAAGGGAGTACATGAAAGTGGGAGAACAATCTCTTGAGTGGTACGATATAAAGTACTGGCTGAAAAAATTGGATTTAAATTATGATTGGAAAAAACTGCTCAGGGAAAATGCATATCTTCTAAAGTTTTATCCCGAGGTGCCGGAAGTTTTGGACAGACTTGGCAAAAATTATGAACTTGTAATCATATCCAATGCTGCTAGAGAATTCATAAAAATTGAAGCTGAAGCGTTGAACCTCAGCAAAAAATTTGGACATATTTTTTCCGCCGTAACGGATTTCGGGCAAACGAAGAAGAATCCAAGCGTGTATAAAAAAATATGTCAAACGTTGGACGTAGAAAAAGGAGAGATAGTTCATATTGGCGATAGCTGGGAATTTGATTATTTATCTCCTTTAAAGGCTGGCATCACATCCTTCTATCTGGACAGGGAAGAAAAAATGGACGAAAGCCATGCGGTAAAAAATTTAAAGGAGTTCGAGGAAAAATTGTTAGATGAGAAAAAACGCTGGATGAATTAACGGAAAATATAAGGGAGGCTGTTGGGCTGCATTTTGAGGATGCCATATCAGGATGAGAAAAGAAACACCATCGGAAACTCATAATATCACCCTGCCTTATCACAATGAGATAGCGAAGGGCACACTAAGTGATATACTCTCAAAATTGGCACTGTGGAACTCGACTCCAAAAGAAGAACTTATCAGGATACTTAAAGACATATAAAACGTGATAACCATCATCTTATGTAAAATGTAAAGTGCATGAGGAGGAGTGAAGAAAAAGCAATTATAATGGGAGGAACAGCTGTTGAAATGGATACAAATGGTAATAGGGTGGAATTTTATATCGATGGCTCTGGGATGAAACAGCATTTTCCGAGCATACAATAAAAGCTGTTGCTTACAACAATGCAGGCAAGCCTTCTTTTCCTTCTTTATTTATATCGAAAGTTAACAATTAATATTTTAAACGCTAAATCATTTAACTTTTATGATATCTGATGAGGAAGCAATGGAAATGTTGGAGCAGGTGGGCGAGGAAAATTTGAGAAAACACATGATGGCGGTTGGGACGATAATGGAAAAGATGGCAGAGAAATTTAGCGAGGATAAAGAGATATGGAAAATGACAGGTTTGCTTCACGATATAGACTACAAAAAGTCGGATATGAATGAACATGGACTGTTGTCAGCAAAGATGCTTGAGGGGAAGTTGCCGGAAGAAGCGCTTCATGCCGTAAGGGCCCACAATGAGAGAACTGGAGTGAAGGCAGAGACTTTGATCGACAAAGCTCTGATTGCTGCTGATGCCGCCTCCGGTCTTGTGGTTGCCACCGCTCTGGTGATGCCCGGGAAGAAGCTGTCGGAAGTGAAGACGAAATCGTTGATTCATAAATTCAAGGACAAATCCTTTGCAAAAAATATAGACAGGGGAAGGATATTGGTATGCGATAAAATCGGAATGGATACGAGGGAGTTCCTATCGCTGGCACTTGAGGCGATGAATGGAATAAGCGATGAACTAGGCCTTTAACATTATTGTTTCATCTCTTGAAGGACCTGTTGATATGATATTTATGGGCACGTCCAGCCATTCCGATATGGCGTCGAGATATTTCTTCGCTTTTGGTGGTAGATCATCATATTTCTTAACCCCTGCCGTTGTTTTCCATCCATCCATTTCCTCGTATATCGGCCTGCACTTTGATAGCAATGATAACGATGAAGGAAAATTATCCGTTTCATTCCCGCCACATTCATACCTCTTGCATATCTTTACTTTTTCAAGCCCGTCGAGTACATCCAGTTTGGTTACAGCAATCTCATCGACATAATTTATCCTGCACGCATACCTGGCAGCGACAAGGTCAAGCCATCCGCACCTTCTCCTTCTTCCCGTGGTAGTACCGTATTCATTTCCCTTTTCTGTAAGATGATTTCCCACATCGTCGGTAAGTTCGGTCGGCATCGGTCCCTCTCCAACCCTGGTGGTATATGCCTTGAGAATACCAACAACTTTATCAAATCTCTTTGGACCGACGCCAGCCCCGATGGAGGCGCCGCCGGCGACGGGATGGGATGAAGTGGTGTATGGATACGTACCGAAGTCAATATCCAGCATGCATCCCTGTGCCCCTTCAAATAAGACGGTCTTGCCCGCATCAAGCATTTTGTTTATATACAGGGTAGTATCCGTGACGTACTTCCCGAGTTTTTTACCATATGAACTGTATTCCCTAAATATTTTATCGATATCAAGTTTTTCTCTAGAATGAAATGCATTTATCATCGCCTGCTTTATCGGGATGATTCTTTCCAATTTTTCTTTTAATATATGACTGTCAATCATATCTTCCATTCTTATTCCAAAACGCGAAATTTTATCAGCGTAACATGGGCCTATCCCCCTGCCGGTAGTGCCTATTTTTTTGTCCCCGAGTAAATTTTCTTCAGCTCCGTCGAGAATATGGTGGTACGGCATTATGACGTTTGTCCTATCACTTATGTGAAGCCGCAATTCTATTCCTTCCTCTCTCAGCATCTCAATTTCACCAAGCAGAACCGAAGGGTTTAAAACGACACCGTTGCCGATGACTACTTCCTTGCCCTGTACAGCCCCTGAGGGTATAAGATGGAACTTGTATTTTTTTCCACTGGCAATGACCGTATGCCCTGCATTGTTGCCACCCTGAAAGCGGGTGACGCAGTCCGCATAACCTGCATAAAAATCCGTTATTTTTCCCTTTCCCTCATCCCCCCACTGAAGCCCGATGAGTACAATCGCCGGCATGTTGTTTATACCCCAATAGTTATTTTTCCTTTCTTCTTCAATTCTTCAATATTTTTATCTATGATTTTGTCTTTTCCCTCCAGCAGTTTCCGTGCCTTCACATTTTGCTCTTTTATCATGTCCTTTGCTTTCTTGTACCTGCTCTTTCTCTCGTTTTTTATGGCAATTACCTTCCCAAGCATCTGTACGGCTTTCTGATGAATCTCATCCGCCTTTTGCTTTGTCTCTATATATTCATTATGTTTTTCATTTGATTCTTTTATTAACTTTGAGACTTCATCAATCAATTTTACATATTTTTCGTGATATTGCTGGCTTTCCTGATAGTATTTGACCACCATTTCATGTTCTCCATCAGCCATCTTGAATAGCTCGTCTATGGATTTGTCCAAATCTGTGAGGTCAACTTCAACTTTTTTCTGCTTTTCCACTTCTTTCATCGATGCCGCATATTCCTTTCTTTTTTCCTTTATTTCTCTTATTATGCGTTCTTCTTCTTTTGGTTTCATGGGCACTGTTTCCTGTTCGTATTCCAGCTTTCTTATTTCGATTTTTAATTCCTTGGCCTGCAAAAATACATTCCCTTTGTATGCATTTTTTTGTTTTCTCTTTGCCTGAATGAGCGACTTACCCTGGGATTGATATTCCGTGCGTTTCTCTTTGTGTTTTCTCATCTCTTTTACAATGTCGTCCCTCATTTTCTTTACGCTTTTCATCTCTTCAAGCAGTTTCTTCTTCTCCTGGTTCAAAAGATCTCTTTCCTCACGCAAAACCTTTGCCATTCTGTTCAATTCATCTCTTTTTTCCCGCAGCTGCTGGTATTTTTCCTCGGATTTTCCCAACTCCTCACGTAGTTGCTTTGAGGGAAGAGAAAGGATTTCTTGCATGGGAAAAGTATACTCTCATCAAATAAAAAATTTTGGAATGCGATGGAATATGAGAATTAACGATGGTTAATACTAAATAAGGTTTTTTTATATAGGAATGGATGAAAGGAAAAGTTCCATGCGAAATAATCACCTGGTATATC
Encoded here:
- a CDS encoding adenylosuccinate synthase, producing MPAIVLIGLQWGDEGKGKITDFYAGYADCVTRFQGGNNAGHTVIASGKKYKFHLIPSGAVQGKEVVIGNGVVLNPSVLLGEIEMLREEGIELRLHISDRTNVIMPYHHILDGAEENLLGDKKIGTTGRGIGPCYADKISRFGIRMEDMIDSHILKEKLERIIPIKQAMINAFHSREKLDIDKIFREYSSYGKKLGKYVTDTTLYINKMLDAGKTVLFEGAQGCMLDIDFGTYPYTTSSHPVAGGASIGAGVGPKRFDKVVGILKAYTTRVGEGPMPTELTDDVGNHLTEKGNEYGTTTGRRRRCGWLDLVAARYACRINYVDEIAVTKLDVLDGLEKVKICKRYECGGNETDNFPSSLSLLSKCRPIYEEMDGWKTTAGVKKYDDLPPKAKKYLDAISEWLDVPINIISTGPSRDETIMLKA
- a CDS encoding HAD family hydrolase, translating into MIKVISFDMDGTLVRKDYVDHVWLEIIPTIYAKKKDVDFEKAKKYIEREYMKVGEQSLEWYDIKYWLKKLDLNYDWKKLLRENAYLLKFYPEVPEVLDRLGKNYELVIISNAAREFIKIEAEALNLSKKFGHIFSAVTDFGQTKKNPSVYKKICQTLDVEKGEIVHIGDSWEFDYLSPLKAGITSFYLDREEKMDESHAVKNLKEFEEKLLDEKKRWMN
- a CDS encoding HDIG domain-containing protein; protein product: MISDEEAMEMLEQVGEENLRKHMMAVGTIMEKMAEKFSEDKEIWKMTGLLHDIDYKKSDMNEHGLLSAKMLEGKLPEEALHAVRAHNERTGVKAETLIDKALIAADAASGLVVATALVMPGKKLSEVKTKSLIHKFKDKSFAKNIDRGRILVCDKIGMDTREFLSLALEAMNGISDELGL
- a CDS encoding type II toxin-antitoxin system HicA family toxin → MRKETPSETHNITLPYHNEIAKGTLSDILSKLALWNSTPKEELIRILKDI